The Pan paniscus chromosome 1, NHGRI_mPanPan1-v2.0_pri, whole genome shotgun sequence genome has a segment encoding these proteins:
- the ZNF687 gene encoding zinc finger protein 687 isoform X3: MGDMKTPDFDDLLAAFDIPDIDANEAIHSGPEENEGPGGPGKPEPGVGSESEDTAAASAGDGPGVPAQASDHGLSPPDISVVSVIVKNTVCPEQSEALAGGSAGDGAQAAGVTKEGPVGPHQMQNGFGSPEPSLPGTPHSPAPPSGGTWKEKGMEGKTPLDLFAHFGPEPGDHSDPLPPSAPSPPQEGALTPPPFPSSFELAQENGPGMQPPVSSPPLGALKQESCSPHHPQVLAQQGSGSSPEATDIPASASPPPVAGVPFFKQSPGHQSPLASPKVPVCQPLKEEDDDEGPVDKSSPGSPQSPSSGAEAADEDSNDSPASSSSRPLKVRIKTIKTSCGNITRTVTQVPSDPDPPAPLAEGAFLAEASLLKLSPATPTSEGPKVVSVQLGDGTRLKGTVLPVATIQNASTAMLMAASVARKAVVLPGGTATSPKMIAKNVLGLVPQALPKADGRAGLGTGGQKVNGASVVMVQPSKTATGPSTGGGTVISRTQSSLVEAFNKILNSKNLLPAYRPNLSPPAEAGLALPPTGYRCLECGDAFSLEKSLARHYDRRSMRIEVTCNHCARRLVFFNKCSLLLHAREHKDKGLVMQCSHLVMRPVALDQMVGQPDITPLLPVAVPPVSGPLALPALGKGEGAITSSAITTVAAEAPVLPLSTEPPAAPATSAYTCFRCLECKEQCRDKAGMAAHFQQLGPPAPGATSNVCPTCPMMLPNRCSFSAHQRMHKNRPPHVCPECGGNFLQANFQTHLREACLHVSRRVGYRLIYKCAMCDTVFTHKPLLSSHFDQHLLPQRVSVFKCPSCPLLFAQKRTMLEHLKNTHQSGRLEETAGKGAGGALLTPKTEPEELAVSQGGAAPATEESSSSSEEEEVPSSPEPPRPAKRPRRELGSKGLKGGGGGPGGWTCGLCHSWFPERDEYVAHMKKEHGKSVKKFPCRLCERSFCSAPSLRRHVRVNHEGIKRVYPCRYCTEGKRTFSSRLILEKHVQVRHGLQLGAQSPGRGTTLARGSSARAQGPGRKRRQSSDSCSEEPDSTTPPAKSPRGGPGSGGHGPLRYRSSSSTEQSLMMGLRVEDGAQQCLDCGLCFASPGSLSRHRFISHKKRRGVGKASALGLGDGEEEAPPSRSDPDGGDSPLPASGGPLTCKVCGKSCDSPLNLKTHFRTHGMAFIRARQGAVGDN; encoded by the exons ATGGGGGATATGAAGACCCCTGATTTTGATGACCTCCTTGCTGCCTTTGACATCCCTGACATTGATGCGAATGAAGCCATCCATTCTGGGCCAGAAGAAAATGAggggcctggaggcccagggaagccagaaCCAGGTGTAGGAAGTGAATCTGAAGACACAGCAGCAGCCTCTGCTGGGGATGGCCCTGGAGTTCCAGCCCAGGCCTCTGACCATGGCCTGTCACCGCCAGACATTTCTGTAGTCAGTGTCATTGTCAAGAACACTGTGTGTCCCGAGCAGTCTGAGGCCCTGGCTGGAGGCTCAGCAGGAGACGGGGCCCAGGCTGCTGGGGTAACTAAGGAAGGGCCTGTGGGGCCTCATCAAATGCAGAATGGTTTTGGGAGCCCTGAACCTTCCCTCCCAGGAACTCCCCACTCTCCTGCTCCTCCCAGTGGGGGCACCTGGAAAGAAAAAGGCATGGAAGGCAAAACTCCCTTGGACCTGTTTGCTCATTTTGGCCCTGAGCCAGGGGACCACTCAGatcccctgcctccctctgcaCCCTCTCCCCCTCAGGAGGGGGCTCTGACCCCGCCTCCTTTCCCCTCTTCCTTTGAGCTGGCCCAGGAGAATGGCCCAGGCATGCAGCCACCTGTTTCTTCCCCACCACTGGGGGCCTTGAAGCAGGAGAGCTGCAGCCCCCATCATCCCCAGGTCCTAGCCCAACAAGGCTCAGGCTCCAGCCCTGAGGCCACGGACATCCCTGCCAGTGCCTCGCCTCCCCCAGTTGCTGGGGTGCCCTTCTTCAAGCAGTCTCCAGGGCACCAGAGCCCTCTTGCCTCCCCCAAAGTGCCCGTCTGTCAGCCCTTGAaggaagaagatgatgatgaggGGCCGGTGGACAAGTCTTCCCCAGGAAGTCCCCAGAGTCCCTCTAGTGGGGCCGAGGCTGCAGATGAGGACAGCAATGACTCCCCTGCCTCCAGCTCCTCTAGGCCTCTTAAGGTGCGGATCAAGACCATTAAAACATCCTGCGGGAATATCACAAGGACTGTAACTCAGGTCCCCTCAGatcctgatccacctgcccccTTGGCTGAGGGGGCCTTCTTGGCTGAGGCTAGCCTCTTGAAGCTGTCCCCTGCAACACCTACTTCTGAGGGTCCAAAGGTGGTGAGCGTACAGTTGGGTGATGGTACAAGGCTGAAAGGCACTGTGCTGCCTGTGGCCACCATCCAGAACGCCAGTACTGCCATGCTGATGGCAGCCAGTGTGGCTCGCAAGGCTGTGGTGCTGCCTGGGGGGACTGCCACCAGCCCTAAGATGATTGCTAAGAACGTGCTAGGCCTGGTGCCCCAAGCCCTGCCTAAGGCTGACGGGCgggcagggctggggactggGGGACAGAAGGTGAATGGTGCCTCGGTGGTGATGGTGCAACCTTCAAAGACAGCTACTGGGCCAAGTACAGGGGGCGGCACAGTGATATCACGGACCCAGTCCAGCCTGGTGGAGGCCTTCAACAAGATCCTCAACAGCAAGAACCTGCTCCCTGCCTATAGGCCAAACCTGAGCCCACCAGCTGAGGCTGGGCTGGCCCTGCCTCCCACCGGCTACCGCTGCCTGGAGTGTGGGGATGCCTTCTCATTGGAGAAGAGCCTGGCACGGCACTATGACCGTCGGAGCATGCGCATCGAGGTCACCTGCAACCACTGCGCCCGCCGCCTGGTCTTCTTCAACAAGTGCAGCCTGCTCCTGCATGCACGTGAACACAAGGACAAGGGGCTCGTCATGCAGTGCTCACATTTGGTCATGAGGCCTGTAGCCCTTGACCAGATGGTGGGGCAGCCGGACATCACACCCCTGCTGCCTGTAGCTGTCCCACCTGTCTCTGGACCTCTGGCCTTGCCTGCCTTGGGCAAGGGTGAGGGGGCCATCACTTCCTCTGCCATTACTACAGTTGCTGCTGAGGCCCCTGTCCTGCCGCTCTCCACAGAGCCGCCTGCTGCCCCTGCCACCTCTGCTTACACATGCTTTCGCTGCCTGGAGTGCAAGGAACAGTGCCGGGACAAGGCTGGCATGGCAGCTCACTTCCAGCAGCTCGGCCCCCCTGCCCCTGGGGCCACCAGCAAT GTGTGCCCAACCTGCCCCATGATGCTCCCCAATCGCTGCAGCTTCAGCGCCCACCAGCGCATGCATAAGAATCGACCCCCCCATGTCTGTCCTGAGTGTGGGGGCAACTTCCTGCAAGCCAATTTTCAGACCCATCTCCGGGAGGCCTGTCTGCACGTCTCTCGCCGTGTAGGATACAG GCTGATCTACAAGTGCGCCATGTGCGACACAGTCTTCACTCACAAACCCCTCCTCTCCTCACACTTCGACCAGCACTTGCTGCCCCAGCGTGTCAGTGTCTTTAAGTGCCCGTCTTGTCCTCTGCTCTTTGCCCAAAAAAGGACCATGCTGGAACATCTCAAG AACACTCATCAGTCTGGGCGCTTGGAGGAGACTGCTGGGAAAGGGGCCGGGGGTGCCCTGCTGACCCCCAAGACTGAGCCTGAGGAGCTGGCTGTTTCTCAGGGAGGGGCAGCCCCTGCTACTGAGGAGTCGTCTTCATCTTCAGAAGAGGAGGAAGTACCCAGCTCCCCTGAGCCCCCCCGTCCAGCCAAACGGCCTCGGCGGGAACTAGGGAGCAAAGGCCtcaagggtgggggtggggggcctgGAGGCTGGACCTGTGGCCTGTGTCACTCCTGGTTCCCTGAGCGTGATGAATACGTGGCCCACATGAAGAAGGAGCATGGCAAG TCAGTGAAAAAGTTTCCCTGTCGCCTGTGTGAGCGCTCCTTCTGCTCCGCCCCCAGCCTGAGGCGCCATGTCAGAGTTAATCACGAGGGCATCAAGCGAGTTTACCCCTGCAG GTATTGCACAGAGGGAAAACGCACCTTCAGCAGCCGCCTGATCCTAGAGAAACATGTCCAGGTCCGGCACGGCTTGCAGCTTGGGGCCCAGTCCCCTGGCCGGGGGACCACCTTGGCTCGGGGTTCCAGTGCCAGAGCCCAG GGGCCAGGTCGGAAACGCCGCCAGTCTTCTGACTCTTGCAGTGAGGAGCCTGACAGCACGACACCGCCAGCCAAGTCCCCCAGGGGCGGACCTGGATCTGGAGGCCATGGCCCTCTGCGCTACCGGAGCAGCAGCTCCACAGAACAGAGCCTCATGATGGggttgagggtggaggatggtgcCCAGCAGTGCCTCGACTGTGGCTTGTGCTTTGCCTCCCCTGGCTCCCTGAGCCGACACCGTTTCATCAGCCACAAGAAGAGACGGGGTGTGGGTAAAGCCAGTGCcctggggctgggggatggggaggaagaGGCCCCTCCATCAAGGTCTGACCCCGATGGTGGAGACTCACCCCTGCCTGCTTCTGGAGGCCCACTGACCTGTAAGGTCTGTGGCAAGAGCTGCGACAGCCCTCTAAACCTCAAGACCCACTTCCGCACGCATGGCATGGCGTTCATCAGGGCTCGGCAGGGGGCTGTTGGGGACAACTAG
- the ZNF687 gene encoding zinc finger protein 687 isoform X1: protein MGRGLGSADMGDMKTPDFDDLLAAFDIPDIDANEAIHSGPEENEGPGGPGKPEPGVGSESEDTAAASAGDGPGVPAQASDHGLSPPDISVVSVIVKNTVCPEQSEALAGGSAGDGAQAAGVTKEGPVGPHQMQNGFGSPEPSLPGTPHSPAPPSGGTWKEKGMEGKTPLDLFAHFGPEPGDHSDPLPPSAPSPPQEGALTPPPFPSSFELAQENGPGMQPPVSSPPLGALKQESCSPHHPQVLAQQGSGSSPEATDIPASASPPPVAGVPFFKQSPGHQSPLASPKVPVCQPLKEEDDDEGPVDKSSPGSPQSPSSGAEAADEDSNDSPASSSSRPLKVRIKTIKTSCGNITRTVTQVPSDPDPPAPLAEGAFLAEASLLKLSPATPTSEGPKVVSVQLGDGTRLKGTVLPVATIQNASTAMLMAASVARKAVVLPGGTATSPKMIAKNVLGLVPQALPKADGRAGLGTGGQKVNGASVVMVQPSKTATGPSTGGGTVISRTQSSLVEAFNKILNSKNLLPAYRPNLSPPAEAGLALPPTGYRCLECGDAFSLEKSLARHYDRRSMRIEVTCNHCARRLVFFNKCSLLLHAREHKDKGLVMQCSHLVMRPVALDQMVGQPDITPLLPVAVPPVSGPLALPALGKGEGAITSSAITTVAAEAPVLPLSTEPPAAPATSAYTCFRCLECKEQCRDKAGMAAHFQQLGPPAPGATSNVCPTCPMMLPNRCSFSAHQRMHKNRPPHVCPECGGNFLQANFQTHLREACLHVSRRVGYRCPSCSVVFGGVNSIKSHIQTSHCEVFHKCPICPMAFKSGPSAHAHLYSQHPSFQTQQAKLIYKCAMCDTVFTHKPLLSSHFDQHLLPQRVSVFKCPSCPLLFAQKRTMLEHLKNTHQSGRLEETAGKGAGGALLTPKTEPEELAVSQGGAAPATEESSSSSEEEEVPSSPEPPRPAKRPRRELGSKGLKGGGGGPGGWTCGLCHSWFPERDEYVAHMKKEHGKSVKKFPCRLCERSFCSAPSLRRHVRVNHEGIKRVYPCRYCTEGKRTFSSRLILEKHVQVRHGLQLGAQSPGRGTTLARGSSARAQGPGRKRRQSSDSCSEEPDSTTPPAKSPRGGPGSGGHGPLRYRSSSSTEQSLMMGLRVEDGAQQCLDCGLCFASPGSLSRHRFISHKKRRGVGKASALGLGDGEEEAPPSRSDPDGGDSPLPASGGPLTCKVCGKSCDSPLNLKTHFRTHGMAFIRARQGAVGDN, encoded by the exons ATGGGGAGAG GTCTGGGATCTGCCGATATGGGGGATATGAAGACCCCTGATTTTGATGACCTCCTTGCTGCCTTTGACATCCCTGACATTGATGCGAATGAAGCCATCCATTCTGGGCCAGAAGAAAATGAggggcctggaggcccagggaagccagaaCCAGGTGTAGGAAGTGAATCTGAAGACACAGCAGCAGCCTCTGCTGGGGATGGCCCTGGAGTTCCAGCCCAGGCCTCTGACCATGGCCTGTCACCGCCAGACATTTCTGTAGTCAGTGTCATTGTCAAGAACACTGTGTGTCCCGAGCAGTCTGAGGCCCTGGCTGGAGGCTCAGCAGGAGACGGGGCCCAGGCTGCTGGGGTAACTAAGGAAGGGCCTGTGGGGCCTCATCAAATGCAGAATGGTTTTGGGAGCCCTGAACCTTCCCTCCCAGGAACTCCCCACTCTCCTGCTCCTCCCAGTGGGGGCACCTGGAAAGAAAAAGGCATGGAAGGCAAAACTCCCTTGGACCTGTTTGCTCATTTTGGCCCTGAGCCAGGGGACCACTCAGatcccctgcctccctctgcaCCCTCTCCCCCTCAGGAGGGGGCTCTGACCCCGCCTCCTTTCCCCTCTTCCTTTGAGCTGGCCCAGGAGAATGGCCCAGGCATGCAGCCACCTGTTTCTTCCCCACCACTGGGGGCCTTGAAGCAGGAGAGCTGCAGCCCCCATCATCCCCAGGTCCTAGCCCAACAAGGCTCAGGCTCCAGCCCTGAGGCCACGGACATCCCTGCCAGTGCCTCGCCTCCCCCAGTTGCTGGGGTGCCCTTCTTCAAGCAGTCTCCAGGGCACCAGAGCCCTCTTGCCTCCCCCAAAGTGCCCGTCTGTCAGCCCTTGAaggaagaagatgatgatgaggGGCCGGTGGACAAGTCTTCCCCAGGAAGTCCCCAGAGTCCCTCTAGTGGGGCCGAGGCTGCAGATGAGGACAGCAATGACTCCCCTGCCTCCAGCTCCTCTAGGCCTCTTAAGGTGCGGATCAAGACCATTAAAACATCCTGCGGGAATATCACAAGGACTGTAACTCAGGTCCCCTCAGatcctgatccacctgcccccTTGGCTGAGGGGGCCTTCTTGGCTGAGGCTAGCCTCTTGAAGCTGTCCCCTGCAACACCTACTTCTGAGGGTCCAAAGGTGGTGAGCGTACAGTTGGGTGATGGTACAAGGCTGAAAGGCACTGTGCTGCCTGTGGCCACCATCCAGAACGCCAGTACTGCCATGCTGATGGCAGCCAGTGTGGCTCGCAAGGCTGTGGTGCTGCCTGGGGGGACTGCCACCAGCCCTAAGATGATTGCTAAGAACGTGCTAGGCCTGGTGCCCCAAGCCCTGCCTAAGGCTGACGGGCgggcagggctggggactggGGGACAGAAGGTGAATGGTGCCTCGGTGGTGATGGTGCAACCTTCAAAGACAGCTACTGGGCCAAGTACAGGGGGCGGCACAGTGATATCACGGACCCAGTCCAGCCTGGTGGAGGCCTTCAACAAGATCCTCAACAGCAAGAACCTGCTCCCTGCCTATAGGCCAAACCTGAGCCCACCAGCTGAGGCTGGGCTGGCCCTGCCTCCCACCGGCTACCGCTGCCTGGAGTGTGGGGATGCCTTCTCATTGGAGAAGAGCCTGGCACGGCACTATGACCGTCGGAGCATGCGCATCGAGGTCACCTGCAACCACTGCGCCCGCCGCCTGGTCTTCTTCAACAAGTGCAGCCTGCTCCTGCATGCACGTGAACACAAGGACAAGGGGCTCGTCATGCAGTGCTCACATTTGGTCATGAGGCCTGTAGCCCTTGACCAGATGGTGGGGCAGCCGGACATCACACCCCTGCTGCCTGTAGCTGTCCCACCTGTCTCTGGACCTCTGGCCTTGCCTGCCTTGGGCAAGGGTGAGGGGGCCATCACTTCCTCTGCCATTACTACAGTTGCTGCTGAGGCCCCTGTCCTGCCGCTCTCCACAGAGCCGCCTGCTGCCCCTGCCACCTCTGCTTACACATGCTTTCGCTGCCTGGAGTGCAAGGAACAGTGCCGGGACAAGGCTGGCATGGCAGCTCACTTCCAGCAGCTCGGCCCCCCTGCCCCTGGGGCCACCAGCAAT GTGTGCCCAACCTGCCCCATGATGCTCCCCAATCGCTGCAGCTTCAGCGCCCACCAGCGCATGCATAAGAATCGACCCCCCCATGTCTGTCCTGAGTGTGGGGGCAACTTCCTGCAAGCCAATTTTCAGACCCATCTCCGGGAGGCCTGTCTGCACGTCTCTCGCCGTGTAGGATACAG GTGCCCCAGCTGTTCAGTGGTGTTTGGGGGTGTGAACTCCATCAAGTCCCACATCCAGACGTCGCACTGCGAGGTTTTCCACAAGTGCCCCATCTGCCCCATGGCCTTCAAGTCTGGGCCAAGTGCCCATGCCCACCTCTACTCCCAGCATCCCAGCTTCCAAACTCAGCAGGCCAA GCTGATCTACAAGTGCGCCATGTGCGACACAGTCTTCACTCACAAACCCCTCCTCTCCTCACACTTCGACCAGCACTTGCTGCCCCAGCGTGTCAGTGTCTTTAAGTGCCCGTCTTGTCCTCTGCTCTTTGCCCAAAAAAGGACCATGCTGGAACATCTCAAG AACACTCATCAGTCTGGGCGCTTGGAGGAGACTGCTGGGAAAGGGGCCGGGGGTGCCCTGCTGACCCCCAAGACTGAGCCTGAGGAGCTGGCTGTTTCTCAGGGAGGGGCAGCCCCTGCTACTGAGGAGTCGTCTTCATCTTCAGAAGAGGAGGAAGTACCCAGCTCCCCTGAGCCCCCCCGTCCAGCCAAACGGCCTCGGCGGGAACTAGGGAGCAAAGGCCtcaagggtgggggtggggggcctgGAGGCTGGACCTGTGGCCTGTGTCACTCCTGGTTCCCTGAGCGTGATGAATACGTGGCCCACATGAAGAAGGAGCATGGCAAG TCAGTGAAAAAGTTTCCCTGTCGCCTGTGTGAGCGCTCCTTCTGCTCCGCCCCCAGCCTGAGGCGCCATGTCAGAGTTAATCACGAGGGCATCAAGCGAGTTTACCCCTGCAG GTATTGCACAGAGGGAAAACGCACCTTCAGCAGCCGCCTGATCCTAGAGAAACATGTCCAGGTCCGGCACGGCTTGCAGCTTGGGGCCCAGTCCCCTGGCCGGGGGACCACCTTGGCTCGGGGTTCCAGTGCCAGAGCCCAG GGGCCAGGTCGGAAACGCCGCCAGTCTTCTGACTCTTGCAGTGAGGAGCCTGACAGCACGACACCGCCAGCCAAGTCCCCCAGGGGCGGACCTGGATCTGGAGGCCATGGCCCTCTGCGCTACCGGAGCAGCAGCTCCACAGAACAGAGCCTCATGATGGggttgagggtggaggatggtgcCCAGCAGTGCCTCGACTGTGGCTTGTGCTTTGCCTCCCCTGGCTCCCTGAGCCGACACCGTTTCATCAGCCACAAGAAGAGACGGGGTGTGGGTAAAGCCAGTGCcctggggctgggggatggggaggaagaGGCCCCTCCATCAAGGTCTGACCCCGATGGTGGAGACTCACCCCTGCCTGCTTCTGGAGGCCCACTGACCTGTAAGGTCTGTGGCAAGAGCTGCGACAGCCCTCTAAACCTCAAGACCCACTTCCGCACGCATGGCATGGCGTTCATCAGGGCTCGGCAGGGGGCTGTTGGGGACAACTAG
- the ZNF687 gene encoding zinc finger protein 687 isoform X2: protein MGDMKTPDFDDLLAAFDIPDIDANEAIHSGPEENEGPGGPGKPEPGVGSESEDTAAASAGDGPGVPAQASDHGLSPPDISVVSVIVKNTVCPEQSEALAGGSAGDGAQAAGVTKEGPVGPHQMQNGFGSPEPSLPGTPHSPAPPSGGTWKEKGMEGKTPLDLFAHFGPEPGDHSDPLPPSAPSPPQEGALTPPPFPSSFELAQENGPGMQPPVSSPPLGALKQESCSPHHPQVLAQQGSGSSPEATDIPASASPPPVAGVPFFKQSPGHQSPLASPKVPVCQPLKEEDDDEGPVDKSSPGSPQSPSSGAEAADEDSNDSPASSSSRPLKVRIKTIKTSCGNITRTVTQVPSDPDPPAPLAEGAFLAEASLLKLSPATPTSEGPKVVSVQLGDGTRLKGTVLPVATIQNASTAMLMAASVARKAVVLPGGTATSPKMIAKNVLGLVPQALPKADGRAGLGTGGQKVNGASVVMVQPSKTATGPSTGGGTVISRTQSSLVEAFNKILNSKNLLPAYRPNLSPPAEAGLALPPTGYRCLECGDAFSLEKSLARHYDRRSMRIEVTCNHCARRLVFFNKCSLLLHAREHKDKGLVMQCSHLVMRPVALDQMVGQPDITPLLPVAVPPVSGPLALPALGKGEGAITSSAITTVAAEAPVLPLSTEPPAAPATSAYTCFRCLECKEQCRDKAGMAAHFQQLGPPAPGATSNVCPTCPMMLPNRCSFSAHQRMHKNRPPHVCPECGGNFLQANFQTHLREACLHVSRRVGYRCPSCSVVFGGVNSIKSHIQTSHCEVFHKCPICPMAFKSGPSAHAHLYSQHPSFQTQQAKLIYKCAMCDTVFTHKPLLSSHFDQHLLPQRVSVFKCPSCPLLFAQKRTMLEHLKNTHQSGRLEETAGKGAGGALLTPKTEPEELAVSQGGAAPATEESSSSSEEEEVPSSPEPPRPAKRPRRELGSKGLKGGGGGPGGWTCGLCHSWFPERDEYVAHMKKEHGKSVKKFPCRLCERSFCSAPSLRRHVRVNHEGIKRVYPCRYCTEGKRTFSSRLILEKHVQVRHGLQLGAQSPGRGTTLARGSSARAQGPGRKRRQSSDSCSEEPDSTTPPAKSPRGGPGSGGHGPLRYRSSSSTEQSLMMGLRVEDGAQQCLDCGLCFASPGSLSRHRFISHKKRRGVGKASALGLGDGEEEAPPSRSDPDGGDSPLPASGGPLTCKVCGKSCDSPLNLKTHFRTHGMAFIRARQGAVGDN, encoded by the exons ATGGGGGATATGAAGACCCCTGATTTTGATGACCTCCTTGCTGCCTTTGACATCCCTGACATTGATGCGAATGAAGCCATCCATTCTGGGCCAGAAGAAAATGAggggcctggaggcccagggaagccagaaCCAGGTGTAGGAAGTGAATCTGAAGACACAGCAGCAGCCTCTGCTGGGGATGGCCCTGGAGTTCCAGCCCAGGCCTCTGACCATGGCCTGTCACCGCCAGACATTTCTGTAGTCAGTGTCATTGTCAAGAACACTGTGTGTCCCGAGCAGTCTGAGGCCCTGGCTGGAGGCTCAGCAGGAGACGGGGCCCAGGCTGCTGGGGTAACTAAGGAAGGGCCTGTGGGGCCTCATCAAATGCAGAATGGTTTTGGGAGCCCTGAACCTTCCCTCCCAGGAACTCCCCACTCTCCTGCTCCTCCCAGTGGGGGCACCTGGAAAGAAAAAGGCATGGAAGGCAAAACTCCCTTGGACCTGTTTGCTCATTTTGGCCCTGAGCCAGGGGACCACTCAGatcccctgcctccctctgcaCCCTCTCCCCCTCAGGAGGGGGCTCTGACCCCGCCTCCTTTCCCCTCTTCCTTTGAGCTGGCCCAGGAGAATGGCCCAGGCATGCAGCCACCTGTTTCTTCCCCACCACTGGGGGCCTTGAAGCAGGAGAGCTGCAGCCCCCATCATCCCCAGGTCCTAGCCCAACAAGGCTCAGGCTCCAGCCCTGAGGCCACGGACATCCCTGCCAGTGCCTCGCCTCCCCCAGTTGCTGGGGTGCCCTTCTTCAAGCAGTCTCCAGGGCACCAGAGCCCTCTTGCCTCCCCCAAAGTGCCCGTCTGTCAGCCCTTGAaggaagaagatgatgatgaggGGCCGGTGGACAAGTCTTCCCCAGGAAGTCCCCAGAGTCCCTCTAGTGGGGCCGAGGCTGCAGATGAGGACAGCAATGACTCCCCTGCCTCCAGCTCCTCTAGGCCTCTTAAGGTGCGGATCAAGACCATTAAAACATCCTGCGGGAATATCACAAGGACTGTAACTCAGGTCCCCTCAGatcctgatccacctgcccccTTGGCTGAGGGGGCCTTCTTGGCTGAGGCTAGCCTCTTGAAGCTGTCCCCTGCAACACCTACTTCTGAGGGTCCAAAGGTGGTGAGCGTACAGTTGGGTGATGGTACAAGGCTGAAAGGCACTGTGCTGCCTGTGGCCACCATCCAGAACGCCAGTACTGCCATGCTGATGGCAGCCAGTGTGGCTCGCAAGGCTGTGGTGCTGCCTGGGGGGACTGCCACCAGCCCTAAGATGATTGCTAAGAACGTGCTAGGCCTGGTGCCCCAAGCCCTGCCTAAGGCTGACGGGCgggcagggctggggactggGGGACAGAAGGTGAATGGTGCCTCGGTGGTGATGGTGCAACCTTCAAAGACAGCTACTGGGCCAAGTACAGGGGGCGGCACAGTGATATCACGGACCCAGTCCAGCCTGGTGGAGGCCTTCAACAAGATCCTCAACAGCAAGAACCTGCTCCCTGCCTATAGGCCAAACCTGAGCCCACCAGCTGAGGCTGGGCTGGCCCTGCCTCCCACCGGCTACCGCTGCCTGGAGTGTGGGGATGCCTTCTCATTGGAGAAGAGCCTGGCACGGCACTATGACCGTCGGAGCATGCGCATCGAGGTCACCTGCAACCACTGCGCCCGCCGCCTGGTCTTCTTCAACAAGTGCAGCCTGCTCCTGCATGCACGTGAACACAAGGACAAGGGGCTCGTCATGCAGTGCTCACATTTGGTCATGAGGCCTGTAGCCCTTGACCAGATGGTGGGGCAGCCGGACATCACACCCCTGCTGCCTGTAGCTGTCCCACCTGTCTCTGGACCTCTGGCCTTGCCTGCCTTGGGCAAGGGTGAGGGGGCCATCACTTCCTCTGCCATTACTACAGTTGCTGCTGAGGCCCCTGTCCTGCCGCTCTCCACAGAGCCGCCTGCTGCCCCTGCCACCTCTGCTTACACATGCTTTCGCTGCCTGGAGTGCAAGGAACAGTGCCGGGACAAGGCTGGCATGGCAGCTCACTTCCAGCAGCTCGGCCCCCCTGCCCCTGGGGCCACCAGCAAT GTGTGCCCAACCTGCCCCATGATGCTCCCCAATCGCTGCAGCTTCAGCGCCCACCAGCGCATGCATAAGAATCGACCCCCCCATGTCTGTCCTGAGTGTGGGGGCAACTTCCTGCAAGCCAATTTTCAGACCCATCTCCGGGAGGCCTGTCTGCACGTCTCTCGCCGTGTAGGATACAG GTGCCCCAGCTGTTCAGTGGTGTTTGGGGGTGTGAACTCCATCAAGTCCCACATCCAGACGTCGCACTGCGAGGTTTTCCACAAGTGCCCCATCTGCCCCATGGCCTTCAAGTCTGGGCCAAGTGCCCATGCCCACCTCTACTCCCAGCATCCCAGCTTCCAAACTCAGCAGGCCAA GCTGATCTACAAGTGCGCCATGTGCGACACAGTCTTCACTCACAAACCCCTCCTCTCCTCACACTTCGACCAGCACTTGCTGCCCCAGCGTGTCAGTGTCTTTAAGTGCCCGTCTTGTCCTCTGCTCTTTGCCCAAAAAAGGACCATGCTGGAACATCTCAAG AACACTCATCAGTCTGGGCGCTTGGAGGAGACTGCTGGGAAAGGGGCCGGGGGTGCCCTGCTGACCCCCAAGACTGAGCCTGAGGAGCTGGCTGTTTCTCAGGGAGGGGCAGCCCCTGCTACTGAGGAGTCGTCTTCATCTTCAGAAGAGGAGGAAGTACCCAGCTCCCCTGAGCCCCCCCGTCCAGCCAAACGGCCTCGGCGGGAACTAGGGAGCAAAGGCCtcaagggtgggggtggggggcctgGAGGCTGGACCTGTGGCCTGTGTCACTCCTGGTTCCCTGAGCGTGATGAATACGTGGCCCACATGAAGAAGGAGCATGGCAAG TCAGTGAAAAAGTTTCCCTGTCGCCTGTGTGAGCGCTCCTTCTGCTCCGCCCCCAGCCTGAGGCGCCATGTCAGAGTTAATCACGAGGGCATCAAGCGAGTTTACCCCTGCAG GTATTGCACAGAGGGAAAACGCACCTTCAGCAGCCGCCTGATCCTAGAGAAACATGTCCAGGTCCGGCACGGCTTGCAGCTTGGGGCCCAGTCCCCTGGCCGGGGGACCACCTTGGCTCGGGGTTCCAGTGCCAGAGCCCAG GGGCCAGGTCGGAAACGCCGCCAGTCTTCTGACTCTTGCAGTGAGGAGCCTGACAGCACGACACCGCCAGCCAAGTCCCCCAGGGGCGGACCTGGATCTGGAGGCCATGGCCCTCTGCGCTACCGGAGCAGCAGCTCCACAGAACAGAGCCTCATGATGGggttgagggtggaggatggtgcCCAGCAGTGCCTCGACTGTGGCTTGTGCTTTGCCTCCCCTGGCTCCCTGAGCCGACACCGTTTCATCAGCCACAAGAAGAGACGGGGTGTGGGTAAAGCCAGTGCcctggggctgggggatggggaggaagaGGCCCCTCCATCAAGGTCTGACCCCGATGGTGGAGACTCACCCCTGCCTGCTTCTGGAGGCCCACTGACCTGTAAGGTCTGTGGCAAGAGCTGCGACAGCCCTCTAAACCTCAAGACCCACTTCCGCACGCATGGCATGGCGTTCATCAGGGCTCGGCAGGGGGCTGTTGGGGACAACTAG